One region of Streptococcus parasanguinis genomic DNA includes:
- a CDS encoding L-threonylcarbamoyladenylate synthase: protein MDHIEKELEAGRAVILPTETVYGIFAKALDQEAVDYIYELKRRPREKALNLNVADEDTIRIYSKDQPSYLTKLIDSFLPGPLTIILQANENVPGWIHSGLDTVGFRIPAHPKTLELIRKYGPLVGPSANLSGHASGTTYEAIVSEFDQVVPGIEDDDFLTGQDSTILDISGSKARILRQGSITQADLLAQVPELSFEDDKLPQ, encoded by the coding sequence ATGGATCACATTGAGAAAGAATTAGAAGCAGGCCGTGCGGTTATTCTGCCAACTGAAACAGTCTATGGTATTTTCGCTAAAGCTTTGGACCAAGAGGCAGTTGATTATATTTACGAATTAAAACGTAGACCTAGAGAAAAGGCTCTGAATTTAAATGTAGCCGATGAAGATACAATTCGAATTTATTCGAAAGATCAACCTAGCTATTTAACAAAACTGATTGATTCATTTTTACCAGGGCCTCTCACTATTATTCTTCAGGCAAATGAAAATGTACCTGGCTGGATTCATTCAGGCTTGGATACGGTTGGTTTCCGTATTCCGGCTCATCCAAAAACGTTAGAATTAATTCGTAAATATGGTCCTTTGGTTGGTCCTTCGGCCAATCTTTCAGGTCATGCAAGTGGAACAACGTATGAGGCTATTGTAAGCGAATTTGACCAAGTGGTTCCTGGTATAGAGGATGATGATTTCTTGACTGGTCAAGATTCAACTATTTTGGATATCTCTGGTTCTAAAGCCAGGATTTTGCGGCAAGGTTCGATTACACAAGCTGATTTGCTTGCACAAGTGCCAGAGCTTTCCTTTGAGGATGATAAACTTCCTCAGTGA